A DNA window from Setaria viridis chromosome 2, Setaria_viridis_v4.0, whole genome shotgun sequence contains the following coding sequences:
- the LOC117843736 gene encoding ferredoxin-dependent glutamate synthase, chloroplastic isoform X3, with amino-acid sequence MGNLNWMRSREATVQSPVWRGREHEIRPFGDPRASDSANLDSTAELLLRSGRSPAEALMILVPEAYKNHPTLLIKYPEVIDFYDYYKGQMEAWDGPALLLFSDGRTVGATLDRNGLRPARYWRTSDDFVYVASEVGVIPMDESKVVMKGRLGPGMMITVDLQTGQVLENTAVKKNVASSNPYGTWLQERMRSIKPVNFLSSTIMDNETVLRHQQAFGYSSEDVQMVIESMASQGKEPTFCMGDDIPLAVLSQKPHLLYDYFKQRFAQVTNPAIDPLREGLVMSLEVNIGKRGNILEVGPENADQVALSSPVLNEGELESLLKDSKLKPKVLSTYFDIRKGLDGSLDSTIKALCEEADAAVRSGCQLLVLSDRSEAPEPTRPAIPILLAVGAIHQHLIQNGLRMSASIVADTAQCFSTHHFACLIGYGASAVCPYLALETCRQWRLSNKTVNLMRNGKMPTVTIEQAQRNFIKAVKSGLLKILSKMGISLLSSYCGAQIFEIYGLGQEVVDLAFCGSVSKIGGLTLDELGRETLSFWVKAFSEDTAKRLENFGFIQSRPGGEYHANNPEMSKLLHKAIREKSDNAYTVYQQHLASRPVNVLRDLLELKSDRAPIPIGKVEPATSIVERFCTGGMSLGAISRETHEAIAIAMNRIGGKSNSGEGGEDPIRWNPLTDVVDGYSSTLPHLKGLQNGDTATSAIKQVASGRFGVTPTFLVNAEQIEIKIAQGAKPGEGGQLPGKKVSAYIARLRNSKPGVPLISPPPHHDIYSIEDLAQLIYDLHQINPKAKVSVKLVAEAGIGTVASGVSKANADIIQISGHDGGTGASPISSIKHAGGPWELGLTETNQTLIQNGLRERVVLRVDGGFRSGQDVLMAAAMGADEYGFGSVAMIATGCVMARICHTNNCPVGVASQREELRARFPGVPGDLVNYFLFVAEEVRAALAQLGYEKLDDIIGRTDLLKPKHVSLVKTQHIDLGYLLSNAGLPEWSSSKIRSQDVHTNGPVLDETILADPEIADAIENEKEVSKTFQIYNVDRAVCARVAGVIAKKYGDTGFAGQLNITFNGSAGQSFGCFLTPGMNVRLVGEANDYVGKGMAGGELVVVPVDKTGFVPEDATIVGNTCLYGATGGRVFVRGKAGERFAVRNSLGQAVVEGTGDHCLEYMTGGCVVVLGKVGRNVAAGMTGGLAYILDEDDTLVPKVNKEIVKMQRVNAPAGQMQLKGLIEAYVEKTGSEKGAAVLREWEAYLPLFWQLVPPSEEDSPEACAEFERVLAKQATTQLSAT; translated from the exons ATG GGAAACTTGAACTGGATGCGATCAAGGGAAGCCACAGTACAGTCTCCTGTGTGGCGAGGTCGTGAGCATGAAATTCGCCCATTTGGTGACCCTAGAGCATCTGATTCAGCAAATCTTGACAGTACTGCTGAA TTACTGCTAAGAAGTGGTAGAAGTCCTGCTGAAGCTCTTATGATTCTCGTACCTGAGGCATACAAGAACCATCCAACACTATTGATAAAATACCCAGAG GTAATTGACTTTTATGACTACTACAAAGGACAAATGGAGGCTTGGGATGGACCTGCTTTACTCCTATTTAG tgATGGAAGGACAGTAGGAGCAACTCTTGATAGGAATGGGCTCCGTCCAGCACGCTATTGGAGAACATCAGATGACTTCGTTTATGTTGCATCTGAG GTTGGTGTTATACCGATGGACGAGTCGAAGGTAGTAATGAAAGGAAGATTAGGCCCTGGAATGATGATAACTGTTGACCTACAGACTGGACAG GTGCTTGAAAACACAGCAGTAAAGAAAAATGTAGCTTCATCAAATCCCTACGGAACTTGGTTGCAAGAACGCATGCGTTCAATAAAGCCTGTCAACTTCCTCTCCTCAACCATCATGGACAATGAGACTGTATTGAGACATCAACA GGCATTTGGCTATTCAAGTGAAGATGTGCAAATGGTGATTGAATCTATGGCTTCACAAGGAAAGGAACCAACATTTTGTATGGGCGATGACATTCCATTAGCTGTGTTGTCACAAAAGCCACACTTGTTATATGATTATTTCAAGCAGCGGTTTGCTCAG GTTACAAATCCTGCAATTGATCCACTAAGAGAAGGCTTAGTTATGTCTCTTGAAGTTAATATCGGTAAAAGAGGCAACATCTTGGAGGTTGGACCTGAAAATGCTGATCAG GTTGCCCTATCAAGCCCTGTGCTAAATGAAGGTGAACTAGAATCACTTTTGAAAGACTCAAAACTGAAGCCCAAAGTACTCTCAACGTACTTTGACATTCGTAAAGGTCTAGATGGTTCCCTTGATAGTACAATTAAGGCTCTTTGTGAGGAAGCGGATGCTGCTGTGCGGAGTGGTTGTCAACTTCTTGTGCTTTCTGACCGTTCTGAAGCACCT GAACCAACTCGGCCTGCAATACCAATTCTTCTGGCTGTTGGTGCCATCCACCAGCATTTGATTCAGAATGGACTTCGTATGTCTGCTTCTATTGTTGCTGATACTGCTCAGTGTTTCAGCACGCATCACTTTGCGTGTCTGATCGGATATGGTGCTAG TGCTGTGTGTCCTTATCTGGCACTAGAAACATGCCGGCAATGGAGGCTGAGCAACAAAACTGTTAATTTGATGCGGAATGGGAAGATGCCAACGGTGACTATTGAGCAGGCACAAAGAAACTTTATCAAG GCTGTAAAATCTGGCCTGCTCAAGATACTTTCAAAAATGGGTATCTCACTGCTATCAAG CTATTGTGGAGCTCAGATCTTTGAAATTTATGGTCTTGGTCAAGAAGTCGTCGATCTTGCCTTCTGTGGAAGTGTATCCAAAATTGGAGGGCTCACACTTGATGAG CTGGGTAGAGAAACCTTATCATTCTGGGTGAAGGCATTCTCAGAAGATACCGCGAAGAGACTAGAAAACTTTGGATTTATCCAATCCAGACCTGGAG GGGAATACCATGCAAATAATCCTGAGATGTCAAAGCTGCTGCACAAAGCAATTCGTGAAAAAAGTGATAATGCGTACACTGTCTACCAACAACACCTTGCAAGCCGTCCTGTCAAT GTCCTTCGAGATCTTCTTGAATTGAAGAGTGATCGTGCACCTATTCCTATTGGTAAAGTTGAGCCTGCAACCTCCATTGTTGAACGTTTTTGTACAGGTGGAATGTCCCTAGGAGCCATTTCAAGAGAAACACATGAAGCTATTGCAATTGCGATGAATAGGATAGGTGGAAAATCTAACTCAGGAGAAGGTGGTGAG GACCCTATCCGTTGGAATCCTCTCACAGATGTGGTAGATGGATATTCCTCGACACTTCCGCATCTCAAAGGTCTTCAGAACGGTGACACCGCCACAAGTGCCATCAAGCAG GTTGCATCTGGGCGTTTTGGAGTTACACCTACATTTTTAGTAAACGCTGAGCAAATTGAGATAAAGATTGCGCAAGGTGCAAAGCCTGGTGAAGGTGGTCAACTTCCTGGGAAAAAAGTCAGCGCATACATTGCTCGCCTAAGGAATTCCAAACCTGGAGTTCCTCTTATATCTCCACCTCCACACCATGACATCTATTCCATCGAGGATCTTGCACAGTTGATTTATGACCTCCATCAG ATCAATCCTAAAGCCAAGGTGTCCGTAAAGCTTGTAGCAGAAGCTGGAATTGGCACTGTAGCTTCTGGAGTTTCAAAGGCAAATGCAGACATAATTCAG ATATCAGGTCATGATGGTGGTACTGGAGCTAGCCCAATCAGCTCAATCAAACACGCTGGGGGTCCTTGGGAACTTGGTCTTACAGAAACGAATCAG ACACTCATACAAAATGGATTGAGAGAGAGGGTGGTACTTAGGGTGGACGGTGGATTCAGGAGTGGTCAAGATGTTcttatggctgctgccatgggTGCTGATGAATATGGTTTTGGTTCTGTAGCTATGATAGCTACTGGATGTGTCATGGCACGCATTTGCCACACAAACAATTGCCCAGTTGGAGTTGCTAGTCAG AGAGAAGAGCTTCGTGCCAGGTTTCCTGGTGTTCCTGGTGATCTTGTTAACTACTTCCTCTTTGTTGCAGAGGAG GTACGAGCTGCATTAGCCCAGTTGGGTTATGAGAAGCTGGATGATATCATCGGGCGAACAGATTTGCTTAAACCAAAGCATGTCTCTTTGGTGAAAACACAGCACATTGATCTTGGATACCTCTTATCT AATGCTGGATTGCCTGAATGGAGCAGCTCCAAGATTAGGAGCCAGGACGTCCACACTAATGGCCCTGTTCTTGATGAGACGATCCTTGCCGATCCAGAG ATAGCTGATGCGATTGAGAATGAGAAAGAGGTTTCCAAGACGTTTCAAATTTATAATGTTGATAGAGCTGTATGCGCAAGAGTAGCGGGTGTGATTGCCAAGAAGTATGGAGACACGGGCTTTGCAGGGCAGCTCAACATCAC GTTCAATGGAAGTGCAGGACAGTCTTTTGGTTGTTTTCTGACTCCTGGAATGAACGTCCGGCTAGTTGGAGAGGCCAACGATTATGTGGGAAAG GGTATGGCTGGTGGAGAACTGGTGGTGGTTCCTGTAGATAAAACAGGATTTGTTCCTGAGGATGCTACAATAGTTGGAAACACTTGTTTGTATGGAGCAACAGGTGGTCGAGTGTTTGTGAGAGGCAAGGCAGGAGAGAGATTTGCAGTTAGGAACTCTCTAGGCCAAGCAGTGGTTGAGGGCACTGGAGATCACTGCTTGGAGTACATGACTGGTGGTTGTGTAGTTGTACTTGGCAA GGTTGGGAGGAACGTTGCAGCTGGAATGACTGGTGGCCTTGCCTACATTCTGGATGAGGATGATACACTTGTCCCAAAG GTTAACAAGGAAATCGTCAAGATGCAGAGAGTGAATGCTCCGGCTGGGCAGATGCAGCTGAAGGGCTTGATCGAGGCTTATGTT GAAAAAACGGGCAGCGAGAAGGGCGCCGCAGTTTTGAGGGAATGGGAGGCATATTTGCCGCTCTTCTGGCAACTGGTACCGCCCAGCGAAGAAGACTCGCCTGAGGCTTGCGCAGAGTTCGAGAGAGTACTTGCCAAGCAAGCAACCACACAACTGTCTGCGACGTGA